A single window of Intrasporangium calvum DSM 43043 DNA harbors:
- the glp gene encoding gephyrin-like molybdotransferase Glp has product MPHTSVAEHRIALRHVIGAAATEVIPVDRHALGRRLAEPLLAIDDLPRFDSSAMDGYAAVPETPDQRVFLVVGDVAAGDAAGFVLEPGQAARVMTGARLPTGAVGVVPVEQTDAERTGPAPRQVTFAAPVAPGRHVRKQAEDIAAGVPVAGTGAPLTAAVIALARSAGCTEAVVHVPTRVAVVATGAELTVPGVDPGRGGIHESNSEMVAALASAAGCSVTRVATCTDDPGALEGLLTELSAAPDVDLVITTGGVSAGAYEVVRQVCEPRESFSFVHLAMQPGGPQGLGRWDGMPVVCLPGTPVGAFVSFEMLVRPALDERHGAPARGASSAAYVGRPRHTRAGMVQFISGVVAPDGTVSAPDARHLSALAGSNALIEVPETVEQIVPGDIVTVHPL; this is encoded by the coding sequence TCGGCGGCTGGCGGAACCGCTCCTCGCTATCGACGACCTGCCTCGCTTCGACAGCTCGGCGATGGACGGCTACGCAGCGGTCCCCGAGACGCCTGACCAGCGGGTCTTCCTCGTGGTGGGTGACGTCGCGGCCGGTGACGCGGCCGGTTTCGTCCTCGAGCCCGGCCAGGCCGCCCGCGTCATGACCGGCGCCCGGCTGCCGACGGGTGCGGTGGGCGTCGTGCCCGTCGAGCAGACCGACGCGGAGCGGACCGGACCCGCCCCCCGGCAGGTGACTTTCGCGGCGCCGGTCGCGCCGGGTCGTCACGTTCGGAAGCAGGCCGAGGACATCGCGGCCGGAGTCCCGGTCGCGGGGACCGGGGCCCCGCTCACTGCTGCGGTCATCGCGCTGGCCCGCTCCGCCGGCTGCACCGAGGCGGTCGTCCACGTCCCGACCCGGGTCGCGGTCGTCGCCACCGGTGCCGAGCTGACGGTCCCCGGCGTGGACCCCGGCCGGGGCGGCATCCACGAGTCGAACTCCGAGATGGTCGCCGCTCTGGCGTCCGCCGCCGGGTGCAGCGTGACCCGGGTCGCCACCTGCACCGACGACCCGGGTGCCCTGGAGGGTCTGCTCACCGAGCTCAGCGCAGCCCCCGACGTCGACCTCGTCATCACGACGGGCGGTGTCAGCGCGGGCGCCTACGAGGTGGTGCGCCAGGTCTGCGAGCCGCGCGAGTCGTTCAGCTTCGTCCACCTCGCCATGCAGCCGGGTGGACCGCAAGGTCTGGGCCGCTGGGATGGCATGCCGGTGGTCTGCCTGCCCGGCACACCGGTGGGCGCCTTCGTCTCCTTCGAGATGCTGGTGCGACCGGCGCTCGACGAACGCCATGGTGCCCCGGCGCGCGGAGCCAGCTCAGCGGCATACGTCGGAAGGCCCCGGCACACCCGGGCCGGCATGGTCCAGTTCATCTCCGGAGTCGTCGCTCCCGACGGGACCGTCAGCGCACCCGACGCGCGTCACCTGTCGGCGCTCGCGGGCTCCAACGCGCTCATCGAGGTGCCTGAGACGGTCGAGCAGATCGTCCCGGGAGACATCGTCACCGTCCACCCGCTCTGA
- a CDS encoding YciI family protein → MAIFAIQYTYPEDMTEQLKIRPDHRDWLTGLPGLRAAGMYQAGHDEFSEGEVTVEEPPNGALIIVEADSLADVLATFEEDPYWAGGYVLRRVVREWNPPLGPWVADASQGNA, encoded by the coding sequence ATGGCCATCTTCGCGATCCAGTACACCTATCCCGAGGACATGACTGAGCAGCTCAAGATCCGGCCCGACCACCGCGACTGGCTGACCGGGCTGCCGGGGCTCCGCGCCGCGGGGATGTACCAGGCCGGGCACGACGAGTTCTCCGAGGGTGAGGTGACGGTCGAGGAGCCACCCAACGGCGCGCTCATCATCGTGGAGGCGGACTCGCTCGCCGACGTGCTGGCGACGTTCGAGGAGGACCCGTACTGGGCCGGCGGCTACGTGCTGCGCCGGGTCGTGCGCGAGTGGAACCCGCCGTTGGGGCCGTGGGTCGCCGACGCGAGCCAGGGCAACGCCTGA
- the fdhD gene encoding formate dehydrogenase accessory sulfurtransferase FdhD, which produces MGRVTQRTKVTVVDVSGDRPTSRSRTDTVTVEEPLELRVGGTPLTVTMRTPGHDIELVHGFLLTEGIIRDAADVSLARYCEGAVVSGESGFEENTYNVIDVTLAPGVAQPAAELARNFFTSSSCGVCGKASIEQLRARTQWPVRDDATRWPAAVITAMPERMRSEQRSFDKTGGLHAAGLFGPGGELLAVREDVGRHNAVDKVLGWALLSGRLPATGCVLMVSGRASFELTQKALMGGVPCLAAVSAPSSLAVETASDAGMTLLGFVRGATLNVYSRGDRLRFP; this is translated from the coding sequence ATGGGACGTGTCACGCAGCGCACCAAGGTCACGGTCGTTGACGTGTCGGGCGACCGACCGACGAGCCGGTCGCGCACCGACACCGTCACCGTGGAGGAGCCGCTCGAGCTGCGCGTCGGGGGCACACCGCTCACGGTCACCATGCGCACCCCCGGCCACGACATCGAGCTCGTCCACGGCTTCCTCCTCACCGAGGGCATCATCCGAGACGCCGCCGACGTCAGCCTCGCCCGCTACTGCGAGGGAGCCGTCGTCTCCGGGGAGAGCGGCTTCGAGGAGAACACCTACAACGTCATCGACGTCACCCTCGCTCCAGGGGTGGCCCAACCGGCCGCGGAGCTGGCGCGGAACTTCTTCACGTCGTCGTCCTGCGGAGTCTGCGGCAAGGCCTCCATCGAGCAGCTCCGCGCGCGCACTCAGTGGCCGGTCCGGGACGACGCCACCCGTTGGCCGGCCGCCGTGATCACGGCCATGCCCGAGCGGATGCGGTCCGAGCAGCGGTCGTTCGACAAGACGGGGGGGCTGCACGCAGCAGGCCTCTTCGGCCCGGGCGGAGAGCTCCTCGCGGTGCGCGAGGACGTCGGCCGGCACAACGCCGTCGACAAGGTCCTCGGGTGGGCCCTGCTCTCCGGGCGCCTCCCGGCCACCGGGTGCGTGCTCATGGTCTCCGGCCGGGCGTCCTTCGAGCTGACGCAGAAGGCCCTGATGGGCGGGGTGCCGTGCCTGGCCGCGGTGTCCGCGCCGTCGTCCCTTGCCGTCGAGACGGCGTCCGACGCGGGGATGACGCTGCTGGGCTTCGTCCGCGGGGCGACGCTCAACGTGTACTCCCGCGGTGACCGATTGCGGTTTCCCTGA
- the mobA gene encoding molybdenum cofactor guanylyltransferase, whose amino-acid sequence MQPSLARAAAVVLTGGASSRMGRHKPAIHVAGRAIVERVVGAVGGWPLVVVGSGAAVPEGTRVVSEEPPGGGPVAGIAAGWAALTTGTDAAGLAPSGPDVVLVLAGDLPFLTRAHLEALVAAAEGSVAVTWSSTGPNWLCAAWPAELLRERLAAVGSPAGVSVRRLLGDVPRVEVRDEADVATDVDTPEDLEAARRRADGSEAPGS is encoded by the coding sequence GTGCAGCCGTCCCTCGCCCGAGCCGCCGCCGTCGTCCTCACTGGTGGGGCGTCGTCGCGGATGGGCCGCCACAAGCCGGCCATCCACGTCGCGGGCCGCGCCATCGTCGAACGGGTCGTCGGGGCGGTGGGCGGGTGGCCCCTCGTCGTCGTGGGCAGCGGTGCCGCCGTTCCCGAAGGGACGCGAGTCGTCTCGGAGGAGCCCCCGGGTGGGGGGCCGGTCGCCGGGATCGCCGCTGGGTGGGCTGCCCTCACCACCGGGACGGATGCCGCTGGGCTCGCTCCCAGCGGACCGGACGTCGTCCTCGTGCTCGCTGGGGATCTGCCCTTCCTCACCCGGGCCCACCTCGAGGCCCTGGTGGCCGCTGCCGAGGGCTCGGTCGCCGTGACGTGGTCGTCGACCGGCCCCAACTGGCTGTGTGCCGCCTGGCCCGCCGAGCTGCTCAGGGAGCGGCTGGCGGCCGTCGGCTCGCCCGCCGGGGTGAGTGTGCGGCGCCTCCTGGGTGACGTCCCGCGGGTCGAGGTGCGGGACGAGGCGGACGTCGCCACGGACGTCGACACCCCGGAGGACCTGGAGGCGGCGCGACGCCGCGCTGACGGGTCGGAGGCGCCCGGGTCCTGA
- a CDS encoding penicillin-binding transpeptidase domain-containing protein, with translation MRRGTSTRRTISAAVSLVLATSLTAGCSLFESDPDPADTATALARGLARGDLTGVTLSGTTAQQATAFLKGVYEDLGDLRPSVAVAGVVPDEEGTSATATLRTTWDVSASAQDWTYETQVPLTLAENTWQVRWAPSVVAPELAADETLDIVRTWPRRADIVDRRGGRLMTEREVAHIGIDKTKVSGATATRSARALAEVVGVDGTAFADRVAAAGPKAFVAAITLRVTDPTLADNVDRIDSVDGALRVPAMQVLAPTRTWAAPILGRVAEATAEQIEKSGGVLEVGDVVGQNGLQLRYDERLRGKPGVAVHAVQRGKDGSAIDKRELFAEPSEKAEPLAVTLDAKAQTAAEAALAEQTKRPTALVAVKVSTGEVLAAAVGPGAEQAPLALAGKEAPGSTFKIASALALIRKGATAETKLPCTDTLTVNGRVFGNYSRYPSSQLGDIPLERAVAYSCNTAFISQHEKVSQDELIAAAESLGMGEELDLPFTGFLGSVPPTDDVVERAASFIGQGRVEASPLTMALVIASVMRGETVRPRLVVTDTALPAPATPLRQEEAEVLRRALRAVVTEGSGTVLRTVGVEYAKTGTAEFGTTNPPRTHAWMVAGRGDLAIAAYHEEGPSGTTHAAPFIIDFLRSYDAEDAG, from the coding sequence ATGCGCAGGGGCACCTCCACACGTCGCACCATCTCCGCAGCCGTCAGTCTCGTCCTGGCCACCAGCCTCACGGCAGGCTGCTCGCTCTTCGAGTCCGACCCGGATCCGGCCGACACCGCAACGGCGCTCGCCCGCGGTCTCGCCAGGGGCGACCTGACGGGAGTGACGCTGAGCGGCACGACCGCCCAACAGGCGACCGCCTTCCTCAAAGGGGTCTACGAGGACCTCGGCGACCTGCGGCCGTCGGTGGCGGTCGCCGGCGTCGTGCCCGACGAGGAGGGCACGAGCGCGACGGCGACGCTCCGCACGACGTGGGACGTGTCGGCGAGCGCGCAGGACTGGACCTACGAGACCCAGGTCCCACTCACCCTGGCCGAGAACACCTGGCAGGTGCGCTGGGCCCCGTCGGTCGTGGCCCCCGAGCTCGCCGCGGACGAGACCCTCGACATCGTCCGGACGTGGCCGCGGCGCGCCGACATCGTCGACCGCCGCGGTGGCAGGCTGATGACCGAGCGGGAGGTCGCCCACATCGGGATCGACAAGACGAAGGTCTCCGGAGCCACCGCCACGCGATCCGCGCGTGCGCTGGCGGAGGTCGTCGGTGTCGACGGCACCGCCTTCGCCGACCGGGTCGCAGCGGCGGGGCCGAAGGCCTTCGTCGCCGCCATCACCCTCCGGGTCACGGACCCCACGCTCGCCGACAACGTCGACCGGATCGATTCCGTGGACGGAGCCCTCCGGGTGCCGGCGATGCAGGTGCTGGCCCCCACCCGCACCTGGGCCGCGCCGATCCTGGGGCGGGTGGCCGAGGCGACCGCCGAGCAGATCGAGAAGTCCGGCGGCGTGCTCGAGGTCGGCGACGTCGTCGGGCAGAACGGCCTGCAGCTGCGCTACGACGAGCGGCTCCGGGGCAAGCCGGGCGTCGCCGTCCACGCGGTCCAGCGCGGCAAGGACGGGTCGGCCATCGACAAACGCGAGCTCTTCGCCGAGCCCTCGGAGAAGGCGGAGCCGCTCGCCGTGACGCTCGACGCGAAGGCCCAGACGGCGGCCGAGGCAGCACTCGCGGAGCAGACGAAGCGCCCGACCGCCCTCGTCGCGGTCAAGGTCTCGACCGGCGAGGTCCTCGCCGCCGCGGTCGGCCCCGGGGCCGAGCAGGCCCCGCTCGCCCTGGCCGGCAAGGAGGCGCCGGGCTCCACCTTCAAGATCGCCAGCGCGCTCGCCCTCATCCGGAAGGGGGCGACCGCCGAGACGAAGCTCCCGTGCACGGACACCCTGACGGTCAACGGGCGCGTCTTCGGCAACTACAGCAGGTACCCGTCCTCCCAGCTCGGCGACATCCCGCTCGAGCGGGCCGTCGCATACTCCTGCAACACCGCCTTCATCAGCCAGCACGAGAAGGTCTCCCAGGACGAGCTCATCGCCGCGGCGGAGTCCCTCGGCATGGGCGAGGAGCTCGACCTGCCCTTCACCGGCTTCCTCGGGTCAGTGCCGCCGACCGACGACGTCGTCGAGCGCGCGGCGTCGTTCATCGGCCAGGGACGCGTCGAGGCCTCGCCGCTCACCATGGCGCTCGTCATCGCCTCCGTGATGCGGGGAGAGACGGTCCGGCCGCGGCTGGTCGTCACCGACACGGCGCTCCCGGCCCCGGCGACCCCGCTGCGGCAGGAGGAGGCCGAGGTGCTGCGCCGCGCCCTGCGAGCCGTGGTCACGGAGGGCAGCGGCACGGTGCTCCGGACGGTCGGCGTCGAGTATGCCAAGACCGGCACCGCCGAGTTCGGGACGACGAACCCGCCCCGGACCCATGCGTGGATGGTGGCCGGTCGGGGTGACCTCGCCATCGCGGCGTACCACGAGGAGGGGCCGAGCGGGACGACCCATGCGGCGCCCTTCATCATCGACTTCCTCAGGTCCTACGACGCCGAGGACGCCGGCTGA
- a CDS encoding App1 family protein, whose protein sequence is MSRPHAAAIIEDAFNEQVERLLRGRGWGNRVVTHIGYGTSTYVRVFARIVLGRRGEAGPPERQDATGALVPRRYDRGWRVFVTAPAAGVPVVVTIGDREVYGRSDRGGYIDVVAHDHGLGPGWQQVVVAAQGTDPVPADIFVVGDDVTFGIVSDIDDTVITTMLPRPMIAAWNTFVRSGKSRRAVAGMAPMYRRLLAAHRGAPIVYLSTGAWNTTPTLTRFLVEAGYPLGPFLMTDWGATNTGWFRSGQEHKRSALHRLARDFPHITWLLVGDDGQHDPQIYAEFAEARPDRVGAVCIRQLTPTEQVLSHPMGRAEGPHRGWASRTAPTFLAPDGDGLLRMLDEAGMVGEPVAADEQPSRPPVT, encoded by the coding sequence ATGTCCCGACCGCACGCGGCCGCCATCATCGAGGACGCCTTCAACGAGCAGGTCGAGCGGCTCCTGCGTGGGCGCGGTTGGGGCAACCGCGTCGTCACGCACATCGGCTACGGCACGAGCACCTACGTCCGCGTCTTCGCCCGGATCGTCCTCGGCCGCCGGGGTGAGGCGGGACCGCCGGAGCGACAGGACGCGACCGGCGCGCTGGTCCCGCGTCGGTACGACCGGGGGTGGCGCGTGTTCGTCACGGCGCCCGCCGCGGGCGTCCCCGTCGTCGTGACCATCGGGGACCGGGAGGTCTACGGCCGCTCGGACCGGGGCGGCTACATCGATGTCGTCGCCCACGACCACGGTCTGGGGCCGGGCTGGCAGCAGGTCGTCGTCGCGGCACAGGGCACCGACCCGGTGCCGGCCGACATCTTCGTCGTCGGCGACGACGTCACCTTCGGCATCGTCAGCGACATCGACGACACCGTCATCACGACGATGCTGCCGCGTCCGATGATCGCCGCGTGGAACACCTTCGTCCGCAGCGGCAAGTCGCGCCGGGCGGTGGCCGGGATGGCGCCGATGTACCGGCGGCTGCTCGCCGCCCACCGCGGGGCCCCGATCGTCTACCTCTCGACGGGCGCGTGGAACACGACACCCACACTGACCCGGTTCCTCGTCGAGGCGGGCTATCCACTGGGACCGTTCCTCATGACGGACTGGGGTGCGACCAACACGGGCTGGTTCCGGAGCGGGCAGGAGCACAAGCGCAGCGCGCTCCACCGGCTGGCCCGCGACTTCCCGCACATCACTTGGCTCCTCGTCGGTGACGACGGCCAGCACGATCCGCAGATCTACGCCGAGTTCGCGGAGGCGCGGCCCGACCGGGTCGGTGCCGTCTGCATCCGTCAGCTGACGCCCACCGAGCAGGTCCTCTCGCACCCGATGGGGCGAGCGGAGGGGCCGCACCGCGGGTGGGCGAGCCGGACCGCGCCCACCTTCCTCGCCCCGGACGGCGACGGGCTGCTGCGGATGCTCGACGAGGCGGGGATGGTCGGCGAGCCGGTCGCGGCCGACGAGCAGCCCTCCCGCCCGCCGGTGACCTGA
- a CDS encoding Fpg/Nei family DNA glycosylase, which translates to MPELPEVQALVDFLAERTAGLAVTKVELASISALKTFNPPPQSLEGAPIDGVHRHGKFLDIDCDGTHLVFHLARAGWLRWSDQLPTTVLRPGKSPIALRVRLSDGSGFDLTEAGTKKSLAAYIVRDPKEVPGVARLGPDPLADDFTLERFRELLTGRRTQIKGLLRDQEVIAGVGNAYSDEILHVAKVSPFAIAGSLPPDVVDRLYAALRETLSSAVHAASGKPAKELKDAKRAGMRVHARTGQACPECGDVVREVSFADTSLQYCATCQTGGKPLADRRMSRLLK; encoded by the coding sequence ATGCCTGAGCTGCCCGAGGTGCAGGCGCTCGTCGACTTCCTCGCCGAGCGGACGGCCGGCCTGGCCGTGACGAAGGTCGAGCTGGCCTCGATCAGCGCGCTCAAGACGTTCAACCCGCCGCCCCAGTCGCTCGAGGGGGCACCCATCGACGGGGTGCACAGGCACGGGAAGTTCCTCGACATCGACTGCGACGGCACCCATCTCGTCTTCCACCTCGCCCGGGCCGGCTGGCTGCGGTGGAGCGACCAGCTGCCGACGACCGTGCTGAGACCCGGCAAGTCCCCGATCGCCTTGCGCGTCAGGCTCTCCGATGGCAGCGGCTTCGACCTGACCGAGGCCGGCACGAAGAAGTCGCTCGCCGCCTACATCGTCCGCGACCCCAAGGAGGTGCCCGGTGTCGCCCGGCTCGGGCCGGACCCCCTCGCCGACGACTTCACGCTGGAGCGCTTCCGGGAGCTGCTCACCGGTCGGCGGACCCAGATCAAGGGCCTGCTCCGCGACCAGGAGGTCATCGCCGGGGTCGGGAACGCCTACAGCGACGAGATCCTCCACGTGGCGAAGGTCAGCCCCTTCGCCATCGCCGGGAGCCTGCCCCCGGACGTGGTGGACCGCCTCTACGCAGCGCTCCGCGAGACGCTGTCGAGCGCCGTGCACGCTGCTTCGGGCAAGCCGGCCAAGGAGCTCAAGGATGCCAAGCGGGCAGGCATGCGCGTCCATGCCCGCACGGGCCAGGCCTGCCCCGAGTGTGGCGACGTCGTGCGGGAGGTGAGCTTCGCCGACACCTCGCTGCAGTACTGCGCCACCTGCCAGACCGGTGGCAAGCCGCTCGCCGACCGGCGGATGTCCCGGCTGCTCAAGTAG
- the pdxY gene encoding pyridoxal kinase PdxY — MKILSIQSHVAYGHAGNSAAVFPLQRLGHDVYPVLTVTFSNHTGYGATRGPLIAPDDIAEVLLGIEERGAFPHIDAVLSGYQGAESVGAVILDAVARVKAANPSALYCCDPVMGDVGRGFFVREGIPEFIRDEVVPRADIITPNHFELEFLVGRPLATQQAVVAAAEELGARGPQVVLVTSTLTEDTPGDCIQMTCVAHAGAWVVTTPLLPMTVKGGGDVTAALFLAHYLTDGPRLALVRTAATMHAILEGTHAAGSEEMLLVAGQDAIAQPGETVEISQIR, encoded by the coding sequence GTGAAGATCCTGTCGATCCAGTCCCACGTCGCCTACGGCCACGCCGGCAACTCGGCGGCCGTCTTCCCGCTCCAGCGGCTCGGGCACGATGTCTACCCCGTGCTGACGGTCACCTTCTCCAACCACACGGGCTACGGTGCGACCCGCGGACCGCTGATCGCACCGGATGACATCGCCGAGGTGCTCCTGGGCATCGAGGAGCGTGGCGCGTTCCCGCACATCGACGCGGTCCTGTCCGGCTACCAGGGTGCGGAGTCGGTCGGTGCGGTCATCCTCGACGCGGTCGCGCGGGTCAAGGCCGCGAACCCCTCGGCGCTCTACTGCTGCGACCCCGTCATGGGTGATGTCGGGCGGGGGTTCTTCGTCCGCGAGGGGATCCCCGAGTTCATCCGCGACGAGGTGGTCCCTCGAGCCGACATCATCACCCCCAACCACTTCGAGCTGGAGTTCCTCGTCGGGCGCCCGCTCGCGACCCAGCAGGCCGTCGTGGCGGCGGCCGAGGAGCTGGGCGCTCGCGGTCCGCAGGTCGTCCTCGTCACCTCGACCCTGACCGAGGACACTCCCGGCGACTGCATCCAGATGACCTGTGTCGCCCATGCCGGTGCCTGGGTCGTGACGACTCCGCTGCTGCCGATGACGGTCAAGGGTGGTGGCGACGTCACGGCGGCGCTGTTCCTCGCGCACTACCTGACCGATGGGCCACGGCTCGCGCTGGTGCGCACGGCGGCGACGATGCACGCGATCCTCGAGGGCACCCACGCCGCGGGCAGCGAGGAGATGCTCCTCGTCGCGGGGCAGGACGCCATCGCCCAACCTGGGGAAACCGTGGAGATTTCGCAGATTCGTTGA
- a CDS encoding ATP-binding protein — MDPITNPYAPGAGQRPPELAGRDEQLRTFDVVLERIARGRSERSIVLTGLRGVGKTVLLNALRSSAVRADWGTGKLEARPDQRLRRPLAAAAHQAVRELGHPRGDEVDQVLGIIKSFALRDAASGSKLRDKWQPGIDVPAVPGRADSGDIEIDLVELFTDIGGLAADLGKGVAFFVDEMQDLGPEDVSAVCAACHEISQSGLPVIVVGAGLPHLPAVLSASKSYSERLFRYQRIDRLPRDAADQALVGPAAEEGCAFTDEALEAMYSVTAGYPYFIQAYGKVVWDVSPSSPISAQDIRVAAPEAESELAVGFFGSRFERATPAEREYLRAMADAALVRGPGDQATTEGHGDAGASPAAYGIVDELDAVATSAVADLLGRKPQSLSPARDALIKKGLIYSGERGQIAFTVPHFGRYLRTQA, encoded by the coding sequence GTGGACCCCATCACGAACCCGTACGCCCCGGGCGCGGGGCAGCGTCCCCCCGAGCTCGCCGGCCGCGACGAGCAGCTGCGGACCTTCGACGTCGTGCTCGAGCGCATCGCCCGCGGGAGGTCGGAGCGGTCGATCGTCCTCACCGGCCTGCGCGGAGTGGGCAAGACCGTCCTGCTCAACGCGCTGCGATCCTCGGCCGTGCGAGCGGACTGGGGCACCGGCAAGCTGGAGGCGCGGCCCGACCAGCGGCTGCGTCGGCCCCTCGCCGCCGCCGCGCACCAGGCGGTGCGCGAGCTCGGACACCCTCGGGGCGACGAGGTCGACCAGGTGCTCGGCATCATCAAGTCCTTCGCGCTGCGTGACGCCGCGAGCGGGAGCAAGCTGCGGGACAAGTGGCAACCGGGCATCGACGTGCCCGCCGTGCCCGGCCGGGCCGACTCCGGCGACATCGAGATCGACCTCGTCGAGCTCTTCACCGACATCGGCGGGCTCGCCGCCGACCTCGGCAAGGGGGTGGCCTTCTTCGTCGACGAGATGCAGGACCTCGGGCCCGAGGACGTCTCCGCCGTCTGCGCGGCGTGCCACGAGATCTCCCAGTCCGGTCTGCCCGTCATCGTCGTCGGGGCCGGGCTGCCGCACCTGCCGGCCGTGCTGTCGGCCTCCAAGTCCTACTCCGAGCGGCTCTTCCGCTACCAGCGCATCGACCGGCTGCCCCGCGACGCCGCCGACCAGGCCCTCGTGGGCCCCGCCGCAGAGGAGGGGTGCGCGTTCACCGACGAGGCGCTCGAGGCGATGTACTCCGTGACCGCCGGCTACCCCTACTTCATCCAGGCCTACGGCAAGGTCGTCTGGGACGTGTCCCCCTCCTCGCCCATCTCGGCGCAGGACATCCGGGTCGCCGCACCGGAGGCCGAGTCCGAGCTCGCGGTCGGCTTCTTCGGCTCCCGGTTCGAGCGGGCCACGCCCGCCGAGCGCGAGTACCTCCGGGCCATGGCGGACGCCGCGCTCGTCCGGGGGCCCGGCGACCAGGCCACCACGGAAGGCCACGGTGACGCGGGAGCGAGCCCAGCGGCATACGGCATCGTCGACGAGCTCGACGCCGTCGCGACCTCCGCGGTGGCTGACCTCCTGGGGCGCAAGCCCCAGTCCCTCTCTCCCGCACGGGATGCGCTGATCAAGAAGGGACTCATCTACTCCGGCGAACGCGGGCAGATCGCGTTCACGGTGCCGCACTTCGGGCGGTACCTGCGCACTCAGGCCTGA
- a CDS encoding UBP-type zinc finger domain-containing protein — MAVPPGDLPDIDPTAPPSGTGCADCVAAGGWWVHLRRCAACGHVGCCDTSPAQHATRHFRMTGHPVVRSFEPGETWFYDYRTQEFVEGPPLAPPDHHPEDQGVPGPRDRVPPDWGDHLH; from the coding sequence ATGGCCGTCCCTCCCGGAGACCTCCCCGACATCGACCCGACGGCGCCCCCGAGCGGGACCGGCTGCGCGGACTGCGTGGCCGCCGGCGGATGGTGGGTCCACCTGCGGCGCTGCGCCGCGTGCGGACACGTCGGCTGCTGCGACACCTCGCCCGCCCAGCACGCGACTCGCCACTTCCGCATGACCGGGCACCCGGTGGTGCGCAGCTTCGAGCCGGGCGAGACGTGGTTCTACGACTACCGCACCCAGGAGTTCGTCGAGGGTCCGCCGCTGGCTCCTCCCGACCACCATCCCGAGGACCAAGGCGTCCCCGGGCCGCGCGACCGGGTTCCCCCGGACTGGGGCGACCACCTCCACTGA
- a CDS encoding RNA polymerase sigma factor yields MIGADFQTVLADAQGGDEYAFARLWRDLNPALLRYLSLGGEMAEEVAAETWTTVVRGLARFEGDETAWRAWVFTTARRRAVDAGRKRAREAGLGWRANTWAAEVSPDSAEAVIEAATTEDMLRLVRTLPASQAEAVLLRVVAGLPVAEVAELLGRSPGSVRVACHRGLESLAKKLSKQDVTDGALRALRG; encoded by the coding sequence GTGATCGGCGCAGACTTCCAGACGGTCCTCGCTGACGCCCAGGGCGGTGACGAGTACGCGTTCGCCCGACTCTGGCGTGACCTCAACCCCGCGCTCCTGCGCTACCTGAGTCTCGGTGGCGAGATGGCCGAGGAGGTCGCGGCCGAGACCTGGACCACGGTGGTCCGTGGTCTGGCCCGCTTCGAGGGGGATGAGACCGCCTGGCGCGCGTGGGTGTTCACCACGGCTCGACGACGTGCGGTGGATGCAGGACGCAAGCGCGCCCGCGAGGCCGGCCTCGGCTGGCGCGCGAACACGTGGGCGGCCGAGGTGTCGCCGGACAGCGCCGAGGCGGTCATCGAGGCGGCGACCACCGAGGACATGCTGCGACTGGTCCGGACCCTCCCCGCGAGTCAGGCTGAGGCGGTGCTCCTCCGGGTCGTCGCCGGCCTGCCCGTGGCTGAGGTGGCGGAGCTGCTCGGACGCAGCCCGGGTTCGGTTCGGGTGGCGTGCCATCGGGGTCTGGAGAGCCTGGCGAAGAAATTGTCGAAGCAGGACGTAACGGATGGCGCCCTGCGGGCGCTTCGGGGGTGA